One region of Pyramidobacter sp. YE332 genomic DNA includes:
- a CDS encoding ISNCY family transposase — protein sequence MKQERMTLSQKELDRIRIIGALVEGRMTNREAAEKLGLCQRQIIRIKKRFVVQGAAGLVHGNRGRTSRRRIGDEVRESVLKAYEEVYYDFNFSHFAECLNEREGIGISRSSVVRILKDEGIRSKKSARRRPKLHRSRPRKVAAGMLWQTDATSFEWFGRGNGRATLHAYIDDATGIVTGACFTENECMAGYVAALGMGIEGYGLPMAIYSDRHTIFRSPKARAQDDEDRIEGNEENEGNEAGKGEPLSCFGRGLKDLGIGQIFALTPEAKGRVERLWNTMQDRLPGS from the coding sequence CGCATGACGAACAGGGAGGCGGCGGAGAAGCTGGGGCTCTGTCAACGGCAAATCATCAGGATCAAAAAGAGGTTCGTCGTTCAAGGGGCGGCGGGGCTTGTTCACGGCAACCGCGGCAGAACGTCTCGGCGCAGGATCGGAGATGAGGTTCGGGAGTCGGTGCTGAAGGCGTATGAGGAGGTCTATTACGATTTCAACTTCTCTCACTTTGCGGAATGCCTGAACGAACGAGAGGGGATCGGGATCAGTCGTTCGAGTGTCGTCCGCATTCTGAAGGACGAGGGGATCAGGAGCAAGAAGAGTGCGCGGCGGCGGCCGAAGCTTCACCGTTCCCGACCGCGGAAGGTGGCCGCGGGGATGTTGTGGCAGACTGACGCCACGTCGTTTGAATGGTTTGGCAGGGGGAACGGGCGTGCGACGCTGCACGCTTATATTGACGATGCGACGGGGATCGTGACTGGCGCCTGTTTCACTGAGAACGAATGTATGGCGGGCTATGTCGCCGCGCTGGGGATGGGGATCGAGGGGTATGGGCTGCCGATGGCGATTTACAGCGACCGGCATACGATTTTCCGCTCTCCAAAGGCACGGGCGCAGGATGATGAGGATCGGATCGAAGGGAATGAAGAAAATGAAGGGAATGAGGCGGGGAAGGGGGAGCCGTTAAGTTGTTTCGGACGGGGGCTGAAGGATCTTGGGATCGGGCAGATCTTTGCCTTGACGCCGGAGGCGAAGGGGCGTGTCGAACGTCTTTGGAACACGATGCAGGACAGGCTGCCGGGGAGCTGA
- a CDS encoding ABC transporter substrate-binding protein, with product MKKSILWCALAALALGASAACAAGPRDVTIGLTGDAYSFYPYSLNEDLNNAIMEHVFEPLVTLDREIKPQPLLAESWETNEDASIWTFHLRKGVTFHNGSAFNADDVLFSFERANTAGKSAFIYAFATIDKSEKIDDYTVKITCKAPNVLLLAHVKDVVILDKETYEAHDDDYNANHPVGTGKYALAEHVRGDRIVFKRNETYWGDKPEAENVVYKPITNPGTRTANMMSGAVDMIVDVPVRDVAMIERNKNISIVKMPSLRVIYLNPSCVENPSKDSKFPLVSPTGRNPMADKRVRAAMYHAINEDEIVAKVMNGFALPAATYCPEGYNGYNPEIKRLAYDPQLAEKLLDEAGYPRQADGTRFQVTLDASNDRYINDGAIATACASYLEKVGIKVVPNLMSRNIFFSYIGAVNRSGDNTHLCQTGWADSGGEGALIALDMIYSMKPGEYVKQGWGGVNRGYYSNAEVDKLIEEAMATVDAAKRDQIMRQAWKLAADDVAYIPLHFQMDVYAVGPRIDYAPRYNKYVYAWDVTFKK from the coding sequence GTGAAGAAAAGTATTTTGTGGTGTGCGCTGGCCGCTCTGGCACTGGGAGCCTCGGCAGCCTGCGCGGCGGGCCCGCGGGACGTGACGATCGGCCTGACGGGCGACGCTTATTCGTTTTATCCCTATTCGCTGAACGAAGACCTCAACAACGCCATCATGGAGCACGTCTTCGAGCCGCTCGTGACCCTTGACCGGGAGATCAAACCGCAGCCGCTTCTGGCCGAGAGCTGGGAAACCAACGAAGACGCTTCGATCTGGACGTTCCATCTGCGCAAGGGCGTCACGTTCCACAACGGCAGCGCCTTCAACGCCGACGACGTCCTGTTCTCGTTCGAGCGCGCCAACACGGCCGGCAAGTCGGCCTTCATTTACGCGTTCGCCACCATCGACAAGAGCGAGAAGATCGACGATTACACCGTCAAAATCACCTGCAAGGCGCCCAACGTGCTGCTGCTGGCCCACGTCAAGGACGTGGTGATCCTCGACAAGGAGACCTACGAGGCCCACGACGACGATTACAACGCCAACCACCCCGTCGGCACCGGCAAGTACGCGCTGGCCGAGCACGTGCGCGGCGACCGCATCGTCTTCAAGCGCAACGAAACTTATTGGGGCGACAAACCCGAGGCCGAGAACGTCGTCTACAAGCCGATCACCAACCCCGGCACCCGCACCGCCAACATGATGTCCGGCGCCGTCGACATGATCGTCGACGTGCCGGTGCGCGACGTGGCCATGATCGAGCGCAACAAAAACATCAGCATCGTCAAGATGCCCAGCCTGCGCGTCATCTACCTCAATCCGTCCTGCGTGGAAAACCCCAGCAAGGATTCCAAGTTCCCGCTGGTTTCGCCCACGGGCAGAAACCCGATGGCCGACAAGCGCGTCCGCGCCGCCATGTACCACGCCATCAACGAGGACGAGATCGTCGCCAAGGTCATGAACGGCTTTGCCCTCCCCGCCGCGACCTACTGCCCCGAGGGCTACAACGGCTACAATCCCGAGATCAAGCGCCTTGCCTACGATCCTCAGCTGGCTGAAAAGCTGCTCGACGAGGCGGGCTATCCCCGCCAGGCCGACGGCACGCGCTTCCAGGTGACGCTCGACGCATCCAACGACCGCTACATCAACGACGGCGCCATCGCCACGGCCTGCGCCTCATACCTCGAAAAGGTCGGCATCAAGGTCGTCCCCAATCTGATGTCGCGCAACATTTTCTTCTCCTACATCGGCGCGGTCAATCGGTCGGGAGACAACACGCATCTGTGCCAGACCGGCTGGGCCGACTCCGGCGGCGAGGGAGCGCTGATCGCCCTCGACATGATCTACTCGATGAAGCCCGGCGAGTACGTCAAGCAGGGCTGGGGCGGCGTCAACCGCGGTTATTACAGTAACGCCGAGGTGGACAAACTGATCGAGGAAGCGATGGCGACCGTCGACGCCGCCAAACGCGATCAGATCATGCGGCAGGCGTGGAAGCTGGCCGCCGACGACGTGGCCTACATCCCGCTGCACTTCCAGATGGACGTGTACGCCGTCGGGCCGCGCATCGATTACGCGCCGCGCTACAACAAATACGTGTACGCGTGGGACGTCACGTTCAAAAAATAA
- a CDS encoding ABC transporter permease produces the protein MLQFLVKRLTQLVLVVLVVSLIVFVLTSVLGNPVYLMVRENATPEEIAAVSAYLGLDKPLYVQYWIFVKNVLNGNFGQSYMYHLPALALITERLPATLDIVAVAMVLSIFLGIPLGVWSGAYPKSRFSKSVMAMSIAGISMPSFWIGMVMIYFFGLYLGVLPVSGRGETGVIFGITTSLATADGWAHIILPSITLALGNVATIIRLTRAGMQENMRQDYVKFARAKGVPNRKVLFGHALKNTLIPVVTVFGLQLGNLIAFTTITETIYAWPGIGKLLIDAVTSADRPIIAAYILFVAVMFVFINFIVDLLYVFIDPRIDLQ, from the coding sequence GTGCTTCAGTTTCTCGTCAAAAGGCTGACCCAGCTCGTGCTGGTCGTGCTCGTGGTCTCGCTGATCGTGTTCGTGCTCACGAGCGTGCTGGGCAACCCCGTTTACCTTATGGTGCGCGAAAACGCGACGCCCGAGGAGATCGCGGCCGTCTCGGCCTATCTTGGCCTGGACAAACCGCTGTACGTGCAATACTGGATCTTCGTCAAAAACGTTTTGAACGGCAATTTCGGCCAGTCCTACATGTACCACCTGCCGGCGCTGGCGCTGATCACCGAACGGCTTCCCGCCACGCTGGACATCGTCGCCGTGGCCATGGTGCTCTCGATCTTTCTCGGCATCCCGCTGGGCGTATGGTCCGGCGCGTATCCGAAGAGCCGTTTCAGCAAAAGCGTCATGGCCATGTCCATCGCCGGGATCTCCATGCCGTCGTTCTGGATCGGCATGGTGATGATCTATTTCTTCGGCCTGTATCTCGGCGTCCTGCCCGTGTCCGGACGCGGCGAAACGGGCGTGATCTTCGGAATCACGACCAGCCTCGCCACCGCCGACGGCTGGGCACATATCATCCTGCCGTCGATCACGCTGGCGCTGGGCAACGTGGCGACCATCATCCGCCTCACCCGCGCGGGGATGCAGGAAAACATGCGGCAGGATTACGTCAAGTTCGCGCGCGCCAAGGGCGTGCCCAACCGCAAAGTGCTGTTCGGACACGCGCTGAAAAACACGCTGATCCCGGTGGTCACGGTCTTCGGACTGCAGCTGGGCAACCTGATCGCGTTCACGACGATCACCGAGACGATCTACGCCTGGCCGGGCATCGGCAAGCTGCTCATCGACGCGGTGACCAGCGCCGACCGGCCGATCATCGCCGCCTACATTCTGTTCGTCGCGGTGATGTTCGTGTTCATCAATTTCATCGTGGATCTGCTCTACGTCTTCATCGATCCGCGCATCGACTTGCAGTAG
- a CDS encoding ABC transporter permease, whose translation MSDAHEKSRVARFLDSELFYNFRHSPTAIAGAVIVLLVILIAVVGPQFTVQNPYNMAELDLGDAYKPPFWLEGGDPKFLLGTDQQGRDMVSAMVYGSRVSLVIGLLGTLMASGIGIVLGLISGYFGGKVDALIMRFADVQLSFPSMLIALFLMSMLGRSITNILLSLMLVGWVRYARTVRGETLRVKKCEYIEATHVIGLPNWRILYKHVLPNVFASIVVLSTIQVGGFILTEATLSFLGLGVPISRPSLGMLCNDGFTVLYSGLWWVSILPGLYIMIIVFGINLLGDFLRDEMNPKLK comes from the coding sequence ATGTCTGACGCACACGAGAAAAGCCGAGTCGCACGCTTTCTGGATTCGGAACTGTTTTACAATTTCCGCCACTCCCCTACGGCGATCGCCGGAGCGGTGATCGTCCTGCTCGTGATCCTGATCGCGGTCGTGGGGCCGCAGTTCACGGTGCAGAATCCCTACAACATGGCCGAGCTCGACCTGGGCGACGCCTACAAGCCGCCGTTCTGGCTGGAGGGCGGCGACCCCAAGTTCCTGCTGGGCACCGACCAGCAGGGGCGCGACATGGTCAGCGCCATGGTCTACGGCAGTCGCGTCTCGCTGGTCATCGGCCTGCTGGGCACGTTGATGGCCAGCGGCATCGGCATCGTGCTGGGGCTGATCTCGGGCTATTTCGGCGGCAAGGTGGACGCGCTCATCATGCGCTTTGCCGACGTGCAGCTGTCGTTCCCGTCGATGCTGATCGCGCTGTTCCTGATGTCCATGCTGGGGCGCAGCATCACCAACATCCTGCTGTCGCTGATGCTGGTCGGCTGGGTGCGCTACGCGCGCACGGTGCGCGGCGAAACGCTGCGCGTCAAAAAATGCGAATACATCGAAGCCACGCACGTGATCGGCCTGCCGAACTGGCGCATCCTTTACAAGCACGTGCTGCCCAACGTCTTCGCCTCCATCGTCGTGCTGTCCACGATCCAGGTGGGCGGCTTCATCCTCACCGAGGCGACGCTGAGCTTCCTCGGCCTGGGCGTGCCGATCTCGCGCCCGTCGCTTGGCATGCTCTGCAACGACGGCTTCACGGTGCTTTACAGCGGCCTGTGGTGGGTCTCGATCCTGCCGGGGCTGTACATCATGATCATCGTGTTCGGCATCAACCTCCTCGGCGATTTTCTGCGCGACGAGATGAATCCCAAGCTGAAATGA
- a CDS encoding ABC transporter ATP-binding protein yields MDDKLLLQVKHLRTWFKTFKGTVKAVDDVSFDIRQGEVLAVVGESGGGKSVTGFSLIRLIEEPGFIESGEILFDGKDLMTLSEHEMNKLRGKDISMIFQDPMTSLNPVYTIGQQLDETLRLHTSMNTAERRRASVDLLRAVGISNPENRLKNYPHQFSGGMRQRVVIAIALAARPRLIIADEPTTALDVTIQAQILKLMTDLIRAEGCSLMLITHDLAVVSEVADRINVMYCGKIVESGAARDVIDRSAHPYTHGLISSIPDLSTEKERLDTIPGIVPNMFALPSGCYFSPRCSCAQERCRREAPQLREIAPGHCAACHFPLSGEVK; encoded by the coding sequence ATGGACGACAAACTTCTTTTGCAGGTGAAGCACCTGCGCACGTGGTTCAAAACGTTCAAGGGCACGGTCAAGGCCGTGGACGACGTGTCGTTCGACATCAGGCAGGGTGAAGTGCTGGCCGTGGTCGGAGAGTCCGGCGGCGGCAAATCGGTGACGGGCTTCTCGCTGATCCGCCTGATCGAAGAGCCGGGCTTCATCGAATCGGGCGAGATCCTGTTCGACGGCAAAGACCTCATGACGCTTTCCGAACACGAGATGAACAAGCTGCGCGGCAAGGACATCTCCATGATCTTCCAGGATCCGATGACCTCGCTCAACCCCGTCTACACGATCGGCCAGCAGCTCGACGAAACGCTGCGGCTGCACACGTCAATGAATACGGCCGAGCGCCGCCGAGCCAGCGTCGACCTGCTCAGGGCCGTCGGCATTTCCAATCCCGAAAACCGGCTCAAGAACTATCCGCACCAGTTCTCCGGCGGCATGAGGCAGCGCGTGGTCATCGCCATCGCGCTGGCGGCCCGCCCGCGGCTGATCATCGCCGACGAACCGACGACGGCTCTGGACGTGACGATCCAGGCGCAGATCCTCAAGCTGATGACCGATCTGATCCGTGCCGAGGGCTGCTCGCTGATGCTGATCACCCACGACCTCGCCGTGGTGTCGGAGGTCGCCGACCGCATCAACGTGATGTACTGCGGCAAGATCGTCGAGAGCGGCGCCGCGCGCGACGTGATCGACCGCAGCGCGCATCCCTACACCCATGGATTGATCAGCTCCATTCCCGACCTGAGCACGGAAAAAGAGCGCCTCGACACGATCCCCGGCATCGTCCCCAACATGTTCGCCCTGCCTTCGGGATGCTATTTCAGTCCGCGCTGTTCCTGCGCTCAGGAACGTTGTCGCCGCGAAGCGCCGCAGCTGCGCGAGATCGCGCCGGGGCATTGCGCCGCCTGCCATTTTCCGCTTAGCGGGGAGGTGAAGTAA
- a CDS encoding oligopeptide/dipeptide ABC transporter ATP-binding protein produces the protein MACLLSVKNLEQRFDLDRSFLSQLRFEGGRVVRRKRVVHAVNGISFDLEEGQVYSLVGESGCGKSTAARSIIRLIEPAGGSVRYRGQDIAHIPLDEMLPLRKKMQMIFQDPYASLNPRQNVMEILTEPMLFHKVASGKKEARARALDLLSRVGIRPEQATRYPHQFSGGQRQRIGIARALAVEPEFIIADEPVSALDVSIQAQILNLLMDLKDEFHFSYLFIAHNLSVVKHISNQVAVMYLGSIVEKGSKEQIFASPQHPYTKALFSSIPTLTGHNMRNAEGLEGEIPSAVNLPSGCCFHTRCRCAMPVCSQCAPEEREIAPGHWVQCHLFDQ, from the coding sequence ATGGCTTGTCTGCTTTCAGTCAAAAATCTCGAACAGCGTTTCGACCTCGACCGCTCGTTCCTCAGCCAGCTCCGCTTCGAAGGCGGGCGCGTCGTGCGCCGCAAACGCGTCGTCCACGCCGTCAACGGCATCAGCTTCGATCTCGAAGAAGGCCAAGTCTACAGCCTTGTCGGCGAATCGGGCTGCGGCAAATCGACGGCCGCGCGCAGCATCATCCGCCTGATCGAACCGGCCGGCGGCTCGGTCCGCTATCGCGGGCAGGACATCGCCCACATCCCGCTGGACGAGATGCTGCCGCTGCGCAAGAAGATGCAGATGATCTTTCAAGATCCCTACGCTTCGCTCAACCCGCGCCAAAACGTCATGGAGATCCTCACGGAGCCGATGCTGTTCCACAAGGTGGCGAGCGGCAAAAAGGAAGCGCGCGCCCGCGCGCTCGACCTGCTGTCCCGCGTCGGCATCCGTCCCGAGCAGGCGACCCGCTACCCGCACCAGTTCTCGGGCGGACAGCGCCAGCGCATCGGCATCGCCCGCGCCCTGGCCGTGGAACCGGAATTCATCATCGCCGACGAACCGGTGTCGGCGCTGGACGTGTCCATTCAAGCCCAGATCCTCAACCTGCTCATGGATCTGAAGGACGAGTTCCACTTCTCCTATCTGTTCATCGCCCACAACCTCTCGGTGGTCAAGCACATTTCCAATCAGGTGGCGGTCATGTACCTCGGCAGCATCGTCGAGAAGGGCAGCAAGGAGCAGATCTTCGCATCTCCGCAGCATCCCTACACCAAGGCGCTGTTCTCTTCGATCCCCACGCTGACGGGACACAACATGCGCAACGCCGAAGGGCTGGAAGGCGAGATCCCCAGCGCCGTGAACCTGCCGTCGGGCTGCTGCTTCCACACGCGCTGCCGCTGCGCCATGCCCGTCTGCTCACAGTGCGCGCCCGAAGAGCGCGAGATCGCGCCGGGGCATTGGGTGCAATGCCATCTTTTTGATCAGTAA
- a CDS encoding C69 family dipeptidase translates to MDLVILALALLIALPAAARACTTVVIGREASPTGHVIVGHNEDDGGRLVNRHGYVPAADHAPGETLPAEDGYALIPQAAHTHGFYWSEMKGASGGMSTADSFYNDRGVLIVSDSCVDSKEDLEDASRLSEGGIGFNLRRVMAERANSARHAVEVGVEMLKRYGYVSSGRTYTCADADEAWMLQVVSGRRYAARRVGDREAAFIPNYYTIHEIDFDDRDNFIVSPDLVEYAQKKGWYDPAQGAFDFARVYQAERDWMGPGNTYRSAAGYSILTRSPFWREDRYPFAVVPKRLVAVEQVMEILRCYYEGSFLDPAWARMQFPGGAPHDTEIRRICTGTTMESSVTVFGDRDRPETTTMWLCAGRPSELPYLPFHPFCGVPAALDTMGDEAPALLAVHCRPDAEIATWRDNGWQKLRDFQNLFELVFQQHHDEHERWLWSYENGLARRESELQARVAALDDRERAAALLRERDAAVAAEALAAIGEQEKNLRPVAVSASPAATAMDSAEEIEFSFALTDGRIPSEDALLLTLGGTNARLMGIRPVAGSLRAEEGRWTVRVKAADLQKAGVPGTFDYWLGGRDQWGRSFGGRCFFTFTERTA, encoded by the coding sequence ATGGATCTTGTCATTCTGGCTCTGGCGCTTCTGATCGCGCTGCCCGCGGCGGCGCGCGCTTGCACGACCGTGGTGATCGGGCGCGAAGCTTCGCCGACGGGGCACGTGATCGTCGGGCACAACGAAGACGACGGCGGCCGTCTCGTCAACCGCCACGGTTACGTTCCCGCCGCCGACCACGCTCCCGGCGAAACGCTGCCGGCCGAAGATGGTTACGCGCTCATCCCGCAGGCGGCGCACACGCACGGATTCTACTGGAGCGAGATGAAGGGCGCCTCCGGCGGCATGTCGACGGCCGACTCCTTCTACAACGACCGGGGCGTGCTGATCGTCAGCGACAGCTGCGTCGACTCCAAGGAAGACCTCGAAGACGCCTCACGGCTCAGCGAGGGCGGCATCGGCTTCAACCTTCGCCGCGTCATGGCCGAGCGCGCCAATTCCGCCCGCCACGCCGTGGAAGTGGGCGTCGAAATGCTCAAACGCTACGGTTACGTTTCCTCCGGTCGCACCTACACCTGCGCCGACGCCGACGAAGCCTGGATGCTTCAGGTCGTCAGCGGCCGCCGTTACGCCGCGCGCCGCGTCGGCGACCGCGAGGCGGCGTTCATTCCCAATTACTATACGATCCACGAGATCGATTTCGACGACCGCGACAACTTCATCGTCTCGCCCGATCTGGTCGAGTACGCGCAAAAGAAAGGCTGGTACGATCCCGCTCAGGGCGCGTTCGACTTCGCGCGCGTCTATCAGGCCGAGAGGGACTGGATGGGGCCGGGCAACACGTACCGCAGCGCCGCCGGCTATTCGATCCTGACGCGCAGCCCCTTCTGGCGCGAAGACCGCTACCCCTTCGCCGTCGTGCCGAAGCGTCTCGTCGCCGTGGAACAGGTCATGGAAATCCTGCGCTGCTACTACGAAGGCTCGTTCCTCGACCCCGCCTGGGCGCGTATGCAGTTCCCCGGCGGCGCGCCGCACGACACGGAGATCCGCCGCATCTGCACGGGCACGACCATGGAATCGTCCGTCACCGTCTTCGGCGATCGGGATCGTCCCGAGACCACGACGATGTGGCTGTGCGCAGGACGCCCAAGCGAACTGCCCTATCTGCCCTTCCATCCTTTCTGCGGCGTGCCCGCCGCGCTGGACACGATGGGAGACGAAGCGCCGGCGCTTTTGGCCGTTCACTGCCGCCCCGACGCGGAGATCGCGACATGGCGCGACAACGGCTGGCAAAAGCTGCGCGACTTCCAAAACCTCTTCGAACTGGTCTTCCAGCAGCATCACGACGAGCACGAACGCTGGCTGTGGAGTTACGAAAACGGCCTTGCGCGGCGCGAAAGCGAACTGCAGGCGCGCGTCGCGGCGCTCGACGACAGAGAACGCGCCGCCGCGCTGCTGCGCGAGCGCGACGCAGCCGTCGCCGCCGAAGCGTTGGCCGCCATCGGCGAGCAGGAGAAAAACTTGCGCCCCGTCGCCGTCAGCGCCTCCCCCGCCGCCACGGCGATGGACAGCGCCGAAGAGATCGAGTTCAGCTTCGCGCTCACGGACGGGCGCATCCCCTCCGAGGACGCGCTGCTGCTCACGCTGGGAGGCACCAACGCCCGTCTGATGGGCATCCGCCCCGTCGCCGGTTCGTTGCGAGCCGAAGAGGGCCGCTGGACTGTCCGCGTCAAAGCCGCCGATCTGCAGAAAGCCGGCGTGCCCGGGACCTTCGACTACTGGCTCGGAGGACGCGACCAATGGGGGCGCTCCTTCGGCGGCCGCTGCTTTTTCACGTTCACGGAGCGAACGGCATAG
- a CDS encoding IS5 family transposase (programmed frameshift) codes for MEERRYELTSSEWNRIKRMLPPEHPKSGQRGRPAKYDNRRIINGILWLARSGAPWRDLPERYGKWQAVYARFRLWKQRGIFEAIFAALSADADMENLSIDSTSCKVHQSANGRGKTPEGGKKGQAIGMSRGGKNTKIHAIVDGLGNPLALLLSPGNDHDSRHAVSLLGQAEIRGSNVIGDKAYGSQAIREYITSREGSYTIPPKSDNPEPWFIDEHVYKERHLVECFFQKIKWFRRIFTRYDKLDASFFAFVLVAASVILLK; via the exons ATGGAAGAGAGAAGATATGAACTGACCTCCAGCGAGTGGAATCGAATCAAGAGAATGCTGCCGCCCGAACACCCGAAATCAGGTCAACGTGGACGCCCGGCAAAATACGATAACCGCAGGATCATCAATGGGATTCTGTGGCTTGCCAGAAGTGGAGCGCCATGGAGAGATCTTCCGGAGCGTTACGGCAAATGGCAGGCAGTTTACGCACGTTTCAGGCTGTGGAAACAGCGGGGAATATTCGAGGCGATCTTTGCCGCCCTAAGCGCTGATGCCGACATGGAAAATCTCTCTATCGACTCCACGTCCTGCAAAGTACATCAAAGTGCCAACGGGAGAGGGAAAACCCCGGAAGGGGGAAAAAAGGGG CAAGCGATTGGCATGTCCAGAGGCGGCAAGAATACGAAAATTCATGCGATAGTAGATGGTTTAGGCAATCCGCTGGCGCTCCTGCTCAGTCCCGGCAATGACCACGATTCCCGCCATGCCGTGTCCTTGCTCGGGCAAGCGGAAATCAGAGGGAGCAACGTCATCGGCGATAAGGCTTACGGTTCGCAAGCCATCAGAGAGTACATTACTTCTCGGGAGGGAAGTTACACTATCCCGCCGAAGAGCGATAATCCCGAACCGTGGTTTATAGATGAGCATGTTTACAAGGAACGACACTTGGTTGAATGTTTCTTTCAGAAAATCAAATGGTTCCGTAGAATTTTCACCCGCTATGACAAACTTGACGCTTCGTTTTTCGCTTTTGTTCTTGTCGCTGCCAGTGTTATTTTATTGAAATAA
- a CDS encoding lactate racemase domain-containing protein translates to MSFIDEALDPIRIPRFVKVRQNFPRPCVQDPAGDLRTGLETGRYLDSVTPGMSVAITAGSRGITNYPLIIRTLVEAVKRRGGEPFIFPAMGSHGGATAEGQKNMLAGLGISEETMGAPVRSTMETVRLGTAANGRPVYLDKYADAADAIIIVNRVKPHTGFRGAVESGICKMCAIGMGKQKGADFCHAEGFGHMAENIPAIAAVTLAKKNVLCCVALLENAYHETAQIELMRKDEVLGREPVLLERAWELLAKIQLDEFDVLIMDEIGKNIAGTGFDTNVVGRYNTPYASGGPKITRVAALDITDVSHGNGNGLGMLDVTTMRAYEKFSMEQTYPNAITSTVPLTVKIPMVLKSDRQAIQGCIKTCNVLDPSKLRLVRIKNTLALDEIEVSEALLPAVAVHPHMEVVGAPYELKFDADGNLF, encoded by the coding sequence ATGTCGTTCATCGATGAAGCGCTGGATCCCATTCGGATCCCCCGGTTCGTGAAAGTCCGCCAGAACTTTCCTCGCCCTTGCGTGCAGGACCCCGCCGGCGATCTGCGTACCGGGCTGGAAACGGGGCGTTATCTCGACTCCGTCACGCCCGGTATGAGCGTTGCCATCACCGCCGGCAGCCGCGGCATCACCAACTATCCGTTGATCATCAGGACGCTGGTCGAAGCGGTGAAAAGGCGAGGCGGCGAGCCCTTTATCTTCCCCGCCATGGGCAGCCACGGCGGGGCCACCGCCGAAGGACAGAAAAACATGCTGGCCGGCCTCGGCATCAGCGAAGAAACCATGGGTGCGCCGGTTCGTTCCACGATGGAAACGGTACGGCTCGGCACGGCTGCCAACGGTCGTCCCGTCTACCTCGACAAGTATGCCGACGCGGCCGACGCCATCATCATCGTCAACCGCGTCAAGCCGCACACGGGATTTCGCGGCGCAGTGGAGAGCGGCATCTGCAAGATGTGCGCCATCGGCATGGGCAAGCAGAAAGGCGCGGACTTCTGTCACGCCGAAGGCTTCGGGCACATGGCCGAGAACATTCCCGCCATCGCCGCCGTAACGTTGGCCAAGAAGAACGTGCTCTGCTGCGTGGCGCTGCTGGAAAACGCCTATCACGAGACGGCGCAGATCGAACTGATGCGCAAAGACGAAGTGCTCGGGCGCGAACCGGTGCTGCTCGAACGCGCATGGGAGCTGCTGGCCAAGATCCAGCTCGACGAATTCGACGTGCTGATCATGGACGAGATCGGCAAGAACATCGCCGGCACGGGCTTCGACACCAACGTGGTGGGACGCTACAACACGCCTTACGCCTCCGGCGGCCCGAAGATCACCCGCGTCGCCGCGCTCGACATCACCGACGTCTCGCACGGCAACGGCAACGGTCTGGGCATGCTCGACGTGACCACCATGCGCGCCTACGAAAAGTTCAGCATGGAGCAGACCTATCCGAACGCCATCACTTCCACCGTGCCGCTGACGGTGAAGATCCCCATGGTGCTGAAGAGCGACCGTCAGGCCATCCAGGGCTGCATCAAGACCTGCAACGTGCTCGACCCGTCGAAATTGCGCCTCGTGCGCATCAAAAACACCCTCGCCCTCGACGAGATCGAAGTCTCCGAGGCGCTGCTCCCGGCGGTCGCCGTCCATCCGCACATGGAGGTCGTCGGCGCGCCGTACGAACTGAAATTCGACGCGGACGGCAACCTGTTCTAA
- a CDS encoding DUF6305 family protein gives MRKIFRWAVLFCALFLRTDSAAAAEPPLPRVETPVLITGFGQSQDTNSVNILCRRLQIDYDYKLDVPAGEVDWSRYKTIFAVLGCSSSVYCCSFDADSTAIVITRDGKPSPTVSGLSILDEAARCSEILAEAKKHNVKVVAMHVGGEPRRLKNSEPFLPFAGAADFMIVRSDGNLDGYFTTLCAEKNVPLFTIEKTADLKKIIPLMVRP, from the coding sequence ATGAGGAAAATCTTCCGTTGGGCCGTCCTTTTCTGTGCGCTCTTCCTCCGGACGGACAGCGCCGCGGCCGCAGAGCCGCCGCTGCCCCGGGTCGAAACGCCCGTGCTGATCACCGGCTTCGGGCAAAGTCAGGACACCAATTCGGTCAACATTTTGTGCCGCCGTCTGCAGATCGACTACGACTACAAGCTCGACGTTCCCGCCGGGGAGGTGGACTGGAGCCGCTACAAGACCATCTTCGCCGTACTGGGGTGCAGCAGCAGCGTGTACTGCTGCTCGTTCGACGCCGATTCGACGGCGATCGTGATCACCCGCGACGGCAAACCCAGCCCGACGGTGTCGGGGCTGAGCATCCTCGACGAAGCGGCCCGCTGTTCCGAGATCCTGGCCGAGGCGAAGAAACACAACGTAAAAGTCGTCGCCATGCACGTGGGCGGCGAGCCGCGCCGTCTCAAGAACTCCGAACCGTTTCTGCCCTTCGCCGGCGCCGCCGACTTCATGATCGTCCGTTCGGACGGCAATCTCGACGGCTATTTTACCACGCTCTGCGCCGAAAAAAACGTGCCGCTCTTCACGATCGAAAAAACAGCCGATCTGAAGAAGATCATTCCGCTCATGGTACGGCCCTGA